From Candidatus Nucleicultrix amoebiphila FS5, a single genomic window includes:
- the recN gene encoding DNA repair protein RecN produces MLQSLSIRNVILISKLDLTLDGGMTVLTGETGAGKSILLDALSLALGERANTSYIKPGADQASVTASFTISTDSYVYNLLEEQGIEQEDSLVLRRVINSDGKSKAFINDQGVSINFLSEVGEKLIEIHGQFDQLLKADTHLDYIDAFAGLTKDVEKVKALYAVWKNKEKFLKETEALQAQNTQNCEFLKYALEELSRVEPNKGEEQKLIEEREFLQNRAKIIEAVSSAMELLTHENGAEHFFAASYKQIEKAAVLAPHKFENLIGSFERIHVELSEVSSCLEEFLQEDDESLGKLQSIEDRLFMLRSLARKHGKTVDELADLQEELQEKLKLIEGGEDSLKVLKEELEVARAEYFDAATILSQKRSKAIKEIDISVNNELPPLKLEKAVFKTALEILSENDWGPKGIEHIEFLIQTNPGMPFGSISRIASGGERNRFMLALKVVLAHAGYVASLIFDEIDSGIGGAVASAVGERLRKLSNNLQIIAITHSPQVASYAQHHLHIEKGSLGEEVIIRVDRLDMIMRQEEVARMLAGETITNEARAAAATLLKVGA; encoded by the coding sequence AGAAATGTGATTTTGATCTCTAAACTGGATCTCACATTGGATGGGGGGATGACGGTTTTAACTGGTGAAACCGGTGCAGGCAAATCAATACTTTTAGATGCCTTAAGCCTTGCGCTAGGGGAACGTGCTAACACTTCATATATTAAACCTGGCGCAGATCAAGCAAGCGTTACTGCTTCCTTCACAATATCTACTGACAGTTATGTGTATAACTTGCTTGAAGAACAAGGAATAGAGCAAGAAGATAGTCTTGTCTTAAGAAGAGTTATCAATAGCGATGGTAAATCAAAAGCATTTATCAATGACCAAGGGGTAAGCATTAATTTTTTATCTGAAGTTGGAGAAAAATTAATAGAGATCCACGGTCAATTTGACCAGTTGCTAAAGGCTGATACTCATTTAGACTATATTGATGCTTTTGCAGGACTGACAAAGGATGTGGAAAAAGTAAAAGCTCTTTATGCTGTTTGGAAAAATAAAGAGAAATTTCTCAAAGAAACAGAGGCTTTACAGGCTCAGAATACTCAAAATTGTGAGTTTTTAAAGTATGCTCTTGAAGAGCTTTCTCGCGTTGAACCCAATAAGGGAGAAGAACAAAAACTTATAGAAGAACGAGAATTTCTACAAAATCGCGCAAAAATTATTGAAGCTGTCTCAAGTGCAATGGAATTATTAACTCATGAGAATGGAGCTGAGCATTTTTTTGCTGCTTCCTACAAACAAATAGAAAAAGCTGCCGTGCTTGCACCTCATAAATTTGAGAACTTAATAGGATCATTTGAAAGAATTCATGTTGAACTTTCTGAAGTGAGTAGTTGTTTAGAAGAATTTTTACAAGAAGATGATGAAAGTTTAGGAAAGCTTCAATCAATTGAAGATCGTTTGTTTATGCTACGTTCTTTAGCACGCAAGCATGGTAAAACAGTCGATGAGCTTGCTGATCTACAAGAAGAATTGCAAGAAAAACTAAAGTTAATCGAAGGTGGCGAAGACTCTCTCAAGGTTCTAAAAGAAGAGCTAGAGGTTGCAAGAGCAGAGTATTTTGATGCAGCAACAATTCTTAGTCAAAAGCGCTCAAAAGCGATAAAAGAAATAGACATTTCAGTTAATAATGAATTACCTCCTTTAAAGCTTGAAAAAGCCGTGTTTAAGACGGCGTTAGAAATCTTGAGTGAAAATGATTGGGGTCCAAAAGGAATAGAACATATTGAATTTTTAATCCAAACAAATCCAGGAATGCCTTTTGGGAGTATTTCAAGAATTGCTTCAGGCGGTGAAAGAAATCGCTTTATGCTCGCCTTAAAAGTTGTATTAGCTCATGCGGGATATGTCGCTTCTCTAATTTTTGATGAAATTGATTCAGGGATTGGAGGGGCTGTTGCTTCTGCGGTTGGGGAGCGTCTTAGAAAGCTGAGCAATAACTTGCAAATCATTGCCATTACACACTCTCCGCAAGTTGCATCTTATGCTCAGCATCATTTGCATATTGAAAAGGGAAGTCTCGGCGAAGAAGTTATCATTCGTGTTGATCGATTAGACATGATTATGAGACAAGAAGAAGTGGCTCGCATGCTTGCTGGAGAGACTATTACAAACGAAGCTCGCGCTGCAGCGGCAACGCTCCTTAAAGTGGGAGCATAA
- the ligA gene encoding NAD-dependent DNA ligase LigA yields MGNLRAVPVEQLTSDEAEKELAALAREIKYHDDRYYGEDNPLITDAEYDALRIRNHDIEKKFPLLVRPDSPSKRVGYAENTGFKKVTHSKPMLSLDNAFNEEDVEEFLARAKRFLALSDDLNIDVFAEPKIDGLACSLVYEEGKFTRAATRGDGNIGEDITENVRTLREIPHELFTASPPEFIEIRGEIYMTHADFNSLNQKREAEGQSLFANPRNAAAGSIRQLDPKVTAERSLKFFVYGYATYPSFLKTYQESLELLKSWGFPITTLTALCKNKRDIIHYFNDLEAKRSNLPFDIDGAVYKINRLDWQERLGFVARAPRFAIAHKFPPEQGQTTLRNIIIQVGRTGVLTPVAILDPINIGGVVVSRATLHNQDEINRKDIRIGDRVLIQRAGDVIPQIVKVLNLHSHEREKPFVFPKKCPVCDSHVVQHEGEVAYKCTGGLICSAQASLRLRHFVSKDAFDIEGLGAKHVDAFFQEGLIKTPVDIFTFQERDHKSITPLRKREGWGDKSAQKLFDAINKRRKISLNRFIYALGVPQVGESTAKVLAKNYGSFKNFRDSMLKAVDFGSSSYQELIAIEGVGPSIAEDILIFFKEPHNLTILNKLHGDAHHAAQILIEDFVSSNSMASKISEKTIVFTGTLTKFTRAEAKSKAESLGAKVASSVSAKTDFVVVGADAGSKAKAAQELGVTVLNEDEWLNLIKTD; encoded by the coding sequence ATGGGGAATCTAAGGGCAGTTCCTGTTGAGCAGCTTACTTCTGACGAAGCTGAAAAAGAACTTGCTGCTCTCGCTCGCGAAATAAAATATCACGACGACCGTTATTATGGCGAAGATAATCCGCTCATTACAGATGCAGAGTATGACGCCTTAAGAATACGTAATCATGACATAGAGAAAAAATTTCCACTGCTTGTGCGACCTGATTCTCCATCAAAGCGCGTTGGATATGCAGAAAATACTGGTTTCAAAAAAGTTACTCATAGCAAGCCGATGCTATCATTAGATAATGCTTTTAATGAAGAAGACGTTGAAGAGTTTCTCGCTAGAGCAAAGCGTTTTTTAGCGTTGTCAGACGATCTTAATATTGATGTTTTTGCTGAGCCAAAAATAGATGGTCTAGCATGCAGTTTAGTCTATGAAGAAGGCAAATTTACGCGTGCTGCTACACGTGGTGATGGAAATATTGGGGAAGATATCACTGAAAACGTGAGAACTTTAAGAGAGATTCCTCATGAGTTATTTACCGCAAGTCCCCCTGAATTTATTGAAATTCGGGGTGAAATATACATGACACATGCTGATTTTAATTCGCTGAATCAGAAACGAGAGGCTGAAGGACAATCATTATTTGCGAATCCGCGTAATGCTGCTGCTGGGTCTATCCGACAATTAGATCCTAAAGTTACTGCAGAAAGATCTCTTAAATTCTTTGTTTATGGTTATGCGACATATCCGTCTTTCCTGAAAACTTATCAAGAAAGTTTAGAGCTTCTAAAATCGTGGGGATTTCCGATAACAACATTGACGGCGCTTTGTAAAAACAAAAGAGATATTATCCATTATTTTAATGATCTAGAAGCAAAGCGTTCAAACTTACCTTTTGATATAGATGGAGCGGTTTATAAAATTAATCGTTTGGATTGGCAGGAAAGGCTTGGCTTTGTAGCACGTGCTCCGCGATTTGCGATTGCCCATAAATTTCCGCCTGAACAAGGGCAGACAACTCTGAGAAATATTATTATACAGGTTGGCAGAACGGGAGTTTTAACGCCTGTTGCTATATTAGATCCAATTAATATCGGTGGAGTTGTTGTTTCTAGAGCTACTCTTCATAACCAGGATGAGATTAATCGTAAAGATATTCGAATTGGAGATCGCGTGTTGATCCAACGTGCTGGAGATGTGATTCCTCAAATTGTAAAGGTTCTTAATCTTCATAGTCATGAAAGAGAAAAGCCTTTTGTTTTTCCTAAAAAATGTCCCGTTTGTGATAGTCACGTAGTTCAACACGAAGGTGAAGTCGCTTATAAATGTACAGGAGGCTTGATTTGTTCAGCGCAGGCATCATTGAGATTAAGACATTTTGTTTCTAAAGATGCTTTTGATATTGAGGGACTCGGTGCAAAACACGTGGATGCTTTTTTTCAAGAAGGACTTATCAAAACGCCTGTCGATATTTTTACTTTCCAAGAGCGTGATCATAAGAGCATAACCCCTTTGCGTAAAAGGGAAGGGTGGGGTGATAAATCCGCTCAAAAACTTTTTGATGCAATTAATAAACGTAGAAAGATTTCTCTCAATCGATTTATTTATGCCTTAGGAGTTCCTCAAGTTGGCGAAAGTACAGCAAAAGTCTTGGCTAAAAACTATGGATCTTTTAAAAATTTTAGAGATTCGATGTTAAAAGCTGTTGATTTTGGTAGTAGTTCATACCAAGAGTTAATTGCGATTGAAGGTGTTGGACCAAGCATTGCAGAAGATATTCTTATCTTTTTCAAAGAGCCTCATAATTTGACAATACTTAATAAACTGCATGGAGATGCTCATCATGCTGCACAAATTCTGATTGAAGATTTTGTTTCTTCCAATTCAATGGCATCAAAAATTTCTGAAAAAACTATTGTCTTTACTGGCACCCTAACAAAATTCACAAGAGCAGAGGCAAAATCTAAAGCAGAAAGCTTAGGAGCCAAAGTAGCCAGTTCTGTATCTGCAAAAACAGATTTTGTGGTTGTCGGCGCTGACGCAGGTAGCAAAGCCAAAGCTGCTCAAGAACTTGGCGTTACTGTTTTGAACGAAGACGAGTGGCTCAACCTTATTAAGACTGATTAG
- a CDS encoding coenzyme F420-0:L-glutamate ligase, which translates to MKIIPIKTHIIQPNEPIIRAIGPYLDNLEERDVVLITSKIVSISEGRLIKKKSVGSKELLIKKEADAYIEDCGNYDICLTLKNNILIPSAGIDESNSQGHYVLYPQDVQRSAERIWKELRQLNKIESLGIIITDSHTTPLRRGVTGIGLGWCGFKALKNYIGSTDLDGKKLCFTQSNLMDGLSAAAVLVMGEGDEQTPIVIIRDFKKLEFQNHPPTPEEKNNLSIEPEKDLYAPLLRGVSWKRSNQS; encoded by the coding sequence ATGAAAATTATTCCGATAAAAACCCATATTATTCAACCCAATGAACCTATTATAAGAGCAATAGGACCTTATTTAGATAATTTAGAAGAAAGAGACGTTGTACTCATCACCTCAAAAATTGTGAGCATTTCTGAAGGAAGACTCATTAAAAAAAAATCAGTGGGTAGTAAAGAATTACTCATCAAGAAGGAAGCCGATGCATATATTGAGGATTGTGGCAATTATGACATCTGTCTCACGTTAAAAAACAATATTTTAATTCCTTCTGCTGGTATTGATGAATCTAACAGTCAAGGACACTATGTCCTTTACCCACAAGATGTCCAAAGAAGCGCGGAACGTATTTGGAAAGAATTGCGACAACTTAATAAAATTGAATCGTTGGGCATCATTATTACCGATAGTCATACTACTCCTCTAAGACGGGGGGTAACTGGCATTGGCCTTGGTTGGTGTGGGTTTAAAGCTTTAAAAAACTATATTGGATCAACCGATCTTGATGGTAAAAAACTTTGTTTCACTCAGTCTAACCTTATGGATGGCTTATCAGCGGCAGCGGTCTTAGTGATGGGGGAAGGCGATGAACAAACTCCAATTGTCATAATAAGAGATTTTAAAAAACTAGAGTTTCAAAATCATCCCCCCACCCCTGAAGAAAAAAATAATCTTTCCATTGAACCTGAAAAAGACCTCTACGCTCCTCTTTTAAGAGGTGTTTCATGGAAACGATCTAATCAGTCTTAA
- a CDS encoding DMT family transporter, with product MRTQHKLKMGRTSGTKVQNAEVLPFHRPFIAIQWQGAFWKVLSCFSFALVNIVVRYINGGSGGFEHPLSPYEITFLQYLCAAFFMLPTFAKSGFSSLKTKEPVLHIVRAVAAVMGVTLWYFSLFYMDIAKALALNFTGPMFAVIGAKFYLQERVGLLRWGGILTGFIGTFIITRPDKVLFPDLTLTNSTIEYGWISFLPLGSAVMIAISKLTGRQLGIRGESPRVLTTYLLFLMVPASFIPAVMHWSTPTLEHILWMLVLGLLSAAANYSLAKALSLAEITFLNPFGFSKLVLSTGLSYLVFNEFPKSLSVWAGTAVIIMGIVLMSLDNSYRFRKMSFD from the coding sequence ATGCGAACACAGCATAAATTAAAAATGGGCAGGACTTCAGGCACCAAAGTGCAGAATGCTGAAGTGCTTCCGTTTCATCGTCCATTCATTGCAATCCAATGGCAAGGTGCCTTTTGGAAGGTATTGTCATGTTTTAGTTTTGCTTTAGTCAATATTGTTGTTCGCTATATAAATGGCGGCTCTGGAGGATTTGAACATCCGCTCTCTCCTTATGAAATTACCTTCCTACAGTATCTATGTGCCGCTTTTTTTATGCTGCCTACTTTCGCTAAGAGCGGGTTTTCATCACTCAAGACAAAAGAACCCGTTCTTCATATAGTACGTGCCGTTGCTGCTGTTATGGGGGTAACTTTATGGTATTTCTCGTTATTTTACATGGATATTGCTAAAGCGCTGGCCTTGAATTTTACTGGTCCTATGTTTGCAGTCATTGGAGCAAAGTTCTATTTACAAGAGCGCGTTGGACTTTTACGTTGGGGGGGAATATTAACAGGCTTTATAGGGACCTTCATTATAACACGTCCAGATAAGGTGCTGTTTCCAGATCTTACACTTACAAACTCGACCATTGAATACGGCTGGATCTCTTTCTTACCACTAGGGTCTGCCGTAATGATAGCCATTTCAAAGCTTACAGGACGTCAGCTGGGCATTCGTGGAGAATCCCCACGTGTATTAACCACTTACTTACTATTTTTGATGGTTCCTGCATCGTTTATTCCGGCAGTTATGCATTGGTCAACTCCTACGTTAGAACATATATTATGGATGTTAGTGCTTGGTTTGCTATCTGCTGCAGCCAATTATTCACTTGCAAAGGCCTTAAGTCTTGCCGAAATAACATTTTTAAACCCCTTCGGATTTTCTAAACTCGTGCTTAGCACCGGGTTGAGCTACCTTGTTTTTAATGAGTTTCCCAAATCCTTAAGTGTCTGGGCAGGTACCGCCGTCATTATAATGGGTATCGTTTTGATGAGCCTTGATAACTCTTATCGCTTCCGTAAAATGAGCTTTGATTAA
- the typA gene encoding translational GTPase TypA, which produces MTKLRNIAIIAHVDHGKTTLVDAMFRQSGTFRENQAVAERAMDSNELERERGITILAKCTSILWNDVRFNIVDTPGHADFGGEVERILSMVDGVLLLVDAAEGPMPQTKFVMMKALKQGLRPIVVLNKADRPDARADEVLNAVFDLFVALEATDEQLDFPVIYASAKEGWAIKAPGDEKESLTPLFRIIAEHVAPPKGDVNAPFSMLVTTLEADPYLGRILTGRVTSGAAQVNMPVKTLNHKGEIIEQSRLTKILAFRGLKREAVDRVEAGDIVAVAGLEKSTVADTICALEVNTPIPALPIDPPTLVMTFSINDSPLAGREGAKVTSRVIRDRLLREAESNVAIQIHETADRDAFEVAGRGELQLGVLIETMRREGYELSISRPRVVYQTDPKTNERLEPMEEVQIDVDDEFTGVVVEKMGTRKGEMKDMRPSSGGKTRIVFIAPARGLIGYLGEFLTDTRGTGVMSRLFHGYAPHKGAIEKRRNGVLISNGSGKAVAYALNNLEERGVLFINPGDEVYEGMIIGENSRENDLEVNPLKAKQLSNVRAAGKDEAIRLTPPRIMTLEQAMSYIGDDERVEVTPTAIRLRKAMLDPNARKRESRKQED; this is translated from the coding sequence ATGACAAAACTACGTAATATCGCTATCATAGCACACGTCGATCATGGAAAAACAACCTTGGTAGATGCCATGTTCCGACAGAGCGGAACTTTTCGAGAAAATCAAGCCGTCGCTGAACGCGCGATGGACTCTAATGAACTTGAACGAGAAAGAGGCATTACCATTCTTGCAAAGTGTACCTCGATTCTTTGGAATGATGTTCGCTTTAATATTGTTGATACCCCTGGACACGCTGACTTTGGTGGTGAAGTTGAACGTATTTTAAGTATGGTCGATGGCGTTCTCCTGCTTGTCGATGCTGCAGAAGGCCCAATGCCTCAAACTAAATTCGTTATGATGAAAGCTTTGAAGCAAGGATTAAGACCCATAGTAGTGCTCAATAAAGCAGATCGGCCTGATGCCCGGGCTGATGAAGTGCTTAATGCCGTATTTGATCTATTCGTTGCTTTAGAAGCAACTGATGAACAGTTAGATTTTCCAGTAATCTATGCTTCCGCTAAGGAAGGATGGGCCATTAAAGCTCCGGGAGATGAAAAAGAGAGCCTGACTCCCCTCTTCCGCATTATAGCGGAACATGTTGCTCCTCCTAAAGGTGATGTCAATGCTCCTTTTAGTATGCTGGTCACTACGTTAGAAGCTGATCCATATTTAGGTCGTATTCTCACTGGACGGGTAACTTCTGGTGCTGCTCAAGTCAACATGCCTGTAAAAACCCTTAATCATAAGGGAGAAATTATTGAACAGTCACGTCTTACTAAGATTCTCGCATTCAGAGGATTAAAACGCGAAGCTGTAGATCGTGTTGAAGCAGGTGATATTGTTGCTGTTGCCGGTTTAGAGAAATCAACAGTTGCTGATACTATTTGCGCTCTTGAAGTTAATACCCCGATCCCAGCTTTACCTATTGATCCTCCAACTTTGGTCATGACTTTCTCCATCAATGACTCCCCTTTAGCAGGACGCGAAGGAGCTAAAGTTACTTCTCGAGTTATTCGAGATAGACTCTTAAGAGAGGCTGAAAGTAACGTAGCTATTCAAATTCATGAAACCGCAGATCGCGATGCTTTTGAAGTCGCCGGTCGTGGAGAGCTTCAATTAGGAGTTCTCATTGAAACCATGCGACGTGAAGGCTATGAACTCTCGATTAGTCGTCCAAGAGTTGTGTATCAAACCGATCCTAAGACCAACGAACGCTTGGAACCTATGGAAGAAGTACAAATTGACGTGGATGATGAATTTACAGGCGTTGTTGTTGAAAAAATGGGTACTCGAAAAGGTGAAATGAAAGATATGCGTCCTTCTAGCGGAGGAAAAACACGTATCGTTTTTATTGCACCCGCGCGCGGTCTCATTGGTTATTTGGGTGAATTTTTAACAGATACACGTGGAACGGGTGTCATGAGTCGGTTATTTCATGGGTATGCTCCCCATAAAGGAGCCATAGAAAAACGACGCAATGGTGTTTTGATTTCTAACGGATCTGGCAAAGCAGTAGCTTATGCCCTGAATAACCTTGAAGAAAGAGGCGTGCTCTTTATCAATCCTGGAGATGAAGTTTATGAGGGAATGATCATAGGTGAAAATAGCCGTGAAAATGACTTGGAAGTTAATCCCCTTAAAGCAAAACAGCTCTCTAACGTCCGCGCTGCAGGAAAAGATGAGGCTATTCGCTTGACTCCTCCTCGTATAATGACCCTTGAACAAGCTATGTCTTACATTGGGGATGATGAGCGTGTAGAAGTCACTCCTACGGCCATACGCTTACGTAAGGCTATGTTAGATCCAAACGCACGTAAACGTGAAAGTAGAAAGCAAGAAGATTAA
- a CDS encoding sensor histidine kinase, producing the protein MSSENKAQTANKYYFIDLISKSTVINVIAVFSIAAIFLAQVVAYFLWHYVYGVDLYEVIFVTFLTTIIVALPLLTLFAYIIREIVHQNNDLKQNEIELNFQKAQLTEAMIKLKGARDMAIEANNAKSRFLANMSHEFRTPLTAIIGYAELLVDEFKDQPFSKDLDKILDSSRHLLDLVNDVLDLAKIEAGKEEMNISTFPIPKLIDEVLEITNHLSKKNNNVIHIDFENDVKMISTDRSKIRRCLINLLSNACKFTENGNINLKIFKNQKAQYPMYFFEVKDTGIGMTEKEMEKIFKSFTQADETTTRKYGGTGLGLAITKKSCQLLGGDVMVQSEKGRGSTFTMYIPSEDHLN; encoded by the coding sequence ATGAGTTCAGAGAACAAGGCTCAAACTGCTAATAAATATTATTTCATTGATCTCATTAGTAAAAGTACGGTGATTAATGTCATTGCTGTTTTTTCTATAGCAGCCATATTTCTTGCACAAGTCGTTGCTTATTTTTTATGGCATTATGTTTATGGAGTTGATCTTTACGAGGTCATATTTGTTACTTTTTTAACAACAATTATCGTTGCTTTACCTCTTTTAACACTCTTTGCTTACATTATTCGTGAAATTGTACACCAGAATAACGACCTCAAACAAAATGAAATAGAACTCAATTTCCAGAAAGCGCAGCTTACGGAGGCTATGATTAAATTAAAAGGAGCTAGAGATATGGCCATTGAGGCCAATAATGCTAAAAGCCGTTTTTTGGCTAATATGAGTCATGAATTTAGAACGCCTCTGACTGCTATCATTGGGTATGCTGAGCTTCTTGTGGATGAGTTTAAAGATCAACCTTTTTCGAAAGATTTAGATAAGATTCTAGATTCAAGTCGGCATTTGCTTGATTTAGTCAATGATGTTCTTGATCTTGCAAAAATTGAAGCGGGGAAGGAAGAGATGAATATCAGCACTTTTCCCATTCCAAAATTGATTGATGAAGTGCTCGAAATTACCAATCATCTTTCTAAAAAGAATAATAATGTTATTCATATTGATTTTGAAAATGACGTAAAGATGATTTCTACTGATCGCAGTAAAATAAGACGTTGTCTTATTAATTTGTTATCGAATGCCTGTAAATTTACTGAGAATGGTAACATCAACCTTAAGATTTTTAAAAATCAAAAGGCTCAATATCCAATGTATTTTTTTGAAGTTAAAGATACGGGTATTGGTATGACAGAGAAAGAAATGGAAAAAATTTTTAAGTCTTTTACACAAGCTGACGAAACAACAACGCGAAAGTATGGTGGCACCGGACTTGGATTGGCGATCACAAAAAAATCTTGTCAATTGTTAGGGGGAGATGTGATGGTTCAAAGTGAAAAAGGCCGCGGGTCTACTTTTACTATGTATATTCCCTCAGAAGATCATTTAAACTAA
- a CDS encoding outer membrane lipoprotein, whose translation MQLRTKFNKSLRIASVSALAIVAAGCAREISPNVYKESHVGEAQQTFQGTIVSVRKVSVQGSEKLQENTAGAALGGIAGGVAGYQFGKGKGNVATTAAGALIGATAGAFAQKTLETQEALEYTVSLHNGEMRTVVQGLQPAFQPGQSVFLIVGRDGRSRVVPFNG comes from the coding sequence ATGCAATTACGTACTAAATTTAATAAAAGCTTACGCATAGCAAGCGTGAGTGCCTTAGCTATTGTAGCTGCAGGGTGTGCACGTGAAATTTCACCAAACGTATATAAAGAATCTCACGTTGGAGAGGCTCAACAAACTTTTCAAGGCACAATTGTAAGCGTTCGTAAAGTTTCTGTTCAAGGCTCTGAGAAACTTCAAGAAAATACAGCCGGTGCAGCTCTCGGTGGAATCGCAGGGGGTGTCGCTGGTTATCAATTTGGTAAAGGCAAGGGTAATGTGGCAACAACCGCTGCAGGTGCTCTCATAGGTGCAACTGCAGGAGCATTCGCACAAAAGACACTAGAAACACAAGAGGCTCTAGAATATACAGTGAGCTTGCATAATGGGGAGATGCGGACCGTTGTTCAGGGGCTACAACCAGCATTTCAACCAGGACAATCTGTCTTTTTAATCGTTGGAAGAGATGGACGATCCCGCGTTGTTCCATTTAATGGCTAA
- the nth gene encoding endonuclease III, with product MVKTQKIKKRQYLLSNEDVREIFKRFSAATPHPQGELSFTNPFTLLIAVILSAQSTDKGVNKATKHLFLKADTPQKILSLGEDALKNYIKTIGLYNTKAKNIIKVCQILIDKHNGDVPHNRQALEALPGVGRKTANVVLNTAFNHPTIAVDTHLFRVANRTGMAPGKTPEAVEEKLYQMIPSEFHSYAHHWLILHGRYICKAKKPLCSKCLINDICLYPLKEF from the coding sequence TTGGTAAAAACTCAAAAAATTAAAAAACGTCAATACTTACTATCTAATGAAGATGTACGAGAAATATTCAAGCGTTTTTCTGCAGCTACTCCTCATCCACAAGGTGAACTATCCTTTACCAATCCATTTACTCTTTTGATTGCTGTCATTTTATCTGCTCAATCTACAGACAAGGGTGTCAATAAAGCCACAAAGCACCTTTTTTTAAAAGCTGATACTCCTCAAAAAATATTGTCATTAGGGGAAGATGCCTTGAAAAACTATATTAAAACAATCGGACTCTATAATACGAAGGCAAAGAATATTATAAAAGTATGCCAAATCTTAATTGATAAGCATAATGGAGATGTTCCTCATAATCGGCAAGCCTTAGAAGCCCTACCAGGCGTTGGACGAAAAACAGCTAATGTTGTCTTAAATACGGCATTTAATCATCCCACAATCGCTGTCGATACTCATCTTTTTAGAGTAGCAAATCGCACAGGGATGGCACCAGGTAAAACGCCTGAAGCAGTAGAAGAAAAGCTTTATCAGATGATCCCCTCAGAGTTTCACTCTTACGCTCATCATTGGCTTATTTTGCATGGCAGATATATATGTAAGGCAAAAAAACCTTTATGTTCAAAATGCCTCATCAATGATATTTGCCTCTATCCATTGAAGGAATTTTGA